Proteins encoded within one genomic window of Oryza brachyantha chromosome 7, ObraRS2, whole genome shotgun sequence:
- the LOC107304538 gene encoding uncharacterized protein LOC107304538: MSKCRCILFWPSVVILQAVCCWLVVAGGNSSQQVVVAAAASGQIGGAPECLQDPRLSPMSWHARDDLVGDDDDLADHGAAPAQQPEAEAAADAEAGDVDLDGGEVECPVCGKRFRNDKSMFGHLRSHPNRGYKGATPPLNLSTTPSSSLPAAVDDTLLLLPFRDSSNQSMLSVADVCLSTYEKMAACVMATLRYRYRPRRQLQQPQAQAAAAGAGIGEVGTSSTMEGDVIHRDGRRKGKRKLTKEPLREKELKRRHYTCKHCNEEFSTHQALGGHMAGNHKEKRILKEAQLARSAMILEQKQPDMNLGLKEEQPERSRLVLREKQPDVYQDRVIDQTMDDDWEETEIDGSNAVPVAEEEDGHPPFGFDLNVEAPEQE; encoded by the coding sequence ATGAGTAAGTGCAGGTGCATCCTCTTCTGGCCGTCGGTGGTGATCCTGCAGGCTGTTTGCTGCTGGCTGGTGGTCGCCGGTGGCAATTCGTCGCAgcaggtcgtcgtcgccgccgccgcctccggtcAGATTGGAGGAGCTCCTGAGTGCCTCCAAGATCCCAGGCTCAGCCCCATGTCATGGCATGCCCGCGATGATCTCGTCGGTGATGACGACGATCTAGCCGATCATGGAGCTGCGCCTGCGCAGCAACCGGAAGCAGAAGCTGCCGCTGACGCCGAAGCCGGCGATGTAGATCTCGACGGTGGCGAGGTAGAGTGCCCGGTGTGCGGCAAGCGGTTCAGGAACGACAAGTCGATGTTTGGCCATCTCCGAAGTCATCCGAATCGAGGCTACAAGGGCGCAACCCCACCTCTCAATCTGTCGACCACACCGTCGTCGTCACTGCCGGCGGCCGTCGACGAcacactgctgctgctgccgtttCGTGACAGTAGTAATCAGTCAATGCTGTCAGTGGCCGACGTCTGTTTAAGCACCTACGAAAAGATGGCTGCCTGCGTGATGGCCACACTTCGGTATCGGTACAGGCCGCGTCGTCAGCTGCAACAACCGCAAGCTCAAGCTGCAGCAGCTGGAGCTGGAATAGGAGAGGTGGGGACAAGCAGCACCATGGAAGGAGATGTTATCCACCGTGACGGACGGAGGAAGGGgaagaggaagctgacgaAAGAGCCGCTCAGGGAGAAGGAGCTAAAGCGTCGCCACTACACGTGCAAGCATTGCAACGAGGAGTTCTCCACGCATCAGGCCCTGGGCGGGCACATGGCTGGCAACCACAAGGAGAAGAGGATCCTCAAGGAGGCACAGCTTGCAAGGAGTGCTATGATCCTGGAACAGAAACAGCCTGACATGAATCTTGGCTTGAAGGAGGAACAGCCTGAGAGGAGCCGTCTCGTCCTGAGGGAGAAACAACCCGATGTGTATCAAGACAGAGTTATCGATCAGACCATGGACGACGACTGGGAAGAAACGGAAATCGATGGATCCAATGCAGTGCCGGTtgctgaagaagaagatgggCACCCACCGTTTGGTTTTGACCTCAACGTTGAGGCTCCGGAACAGGAATAG